The following coding sequences lie in one Ostrea edulis chromosome 8, xbOstEdul1.1, whole genome shotgun sequence genomic window:
- the LOC125656897 gene encoding uncharacterized protein LOC125656897, with amino-acid sequence MTRNMGDSGDELTLDTDRLTKENTGGNSTLEVSDIVKLFTGVIQSQFKTFSGQLKAEQSESISKKLKENSLHKIKSEGWKTVNEYQCNEIADNSDDEKKIRSAENRALRHQKQNKRFQPYGTQKTPAAAGSPAQLAFPGASNTFQPFPAFQQQQQQPFLYGQGRNKQSRRQPMPYDVCFNCFATGHWKSNCPKGKATQSQ; translated from the exons ATGACACGTAATATGGGCGATTCGGGTGACGAGCTGACTTTAGATACTGATAGATTGACAAAAGAAAACACAGGAGGGAATTCTACACTGGAAGTCTCAGATATTGTCAAATTATTTACGGGAGTTATACAGTCCCAATTTAAAACTTTCTCGGGACAATTAAAAGCCGAGCAGTCAGAGTCGATTTCAAAGAAGCTAAAAGAAAATTCTCTGCACAAGATCAAGTCCGAAG GGTGGAAAACCGTCAACGAATATCAGTGTAACGAAATCGCAGACAACTCTGATGATGAAAAGAAGATCCGCAGTGCAGAAAACAGGGCCCTCAGACACCAAAAGCAGAACAAGAGATTTCAGCCTTATGGGACGCAAAAAACACCAGCAGCAGCGGGATCTCCAGCTCAATTGGCTTTTCCTGGGGCTTCTAATACTTTTCAACCCTTTCCTGCGTTTCAACAGCAGCAACAACAGCCATTTCTCTACGGCCAGGGCAGAAACAAGCAGTCAAGGAGACAGCCTATGCCGTACGACGTTTGTTTCAACTGTTTCGCAACAGGGCACTGGAAGTCCAACTGCCCAAAGGGAAAGGCCACTCAAAGTCAATGA
- the LOC125656143 gene encoding uncharacterized protein LOC125656143: protein MTTSTMDQAIKSIWKAAGLEKDISGTKMRQGTATSVGDRFPLSKEKLAAQMNHRSATQDSFYIITQRKADAVKVTRAIKTVMRNRDQLMIEDNPTEERGPLIEEIEEEEENVPSISTCQTVQIPSHGRWTFTEGEGGVIEALWCDLIANDCTVITDHKVVDRVSRTEEGRAIIHRLEVADPSGWRKRQVDRMKNCKEKEKVNDNENI from the exons ATGACGACATCAACCATGGACCAGGCCATCAAATCAATCTGGAAGGCGGCTGGTCTCGAGAAGGACATCTCGGGAACGAAGATGAGGCAGGGGACCGCCACATCG GTCGGAGACAGGTTCCCCCTTTCAAAGGAAAAGTTGGCAGCTCAGATGAATCACCGGTCCGCCACTCAGGATAGTTTTTATATCATCACCCAGAGGAAGGCGGACGCGGTGAAGGTCACGAGAGCCATAAAAACTGTCATGAGGAACAGAGATCAactg ATGATAGAAGACAACCCAACAGAAGAACGGGGTCCCCTCATCGAGGAGATAGAAGAGGAGGAAGAGAATGTG CCATCAATTTCAACATGCCAAACTGTCCAAATACCAAGCCATGGACGATGGACGTTTACTGAGGGAGAGGGTGGCGTCATTGAAGCATTATGGTGTGATTTGATAGCCA ACGACTGCACAGTCATAACAGATCACAAGGTGGTGGACCGAGTGTCCAGGACTGAGGAGGGGAGGGCCATAATCCACCGCTTGGAAGTAGCAGATCCAAGCGGTTGGAGGAAGAGGCAAGTAGATCGGATGAAGAACTGCAAGGAGAAGGAGAAagtaaatgataatgaaaatatttga
- the LOC125656473 gene encoding uncharacterized protein LOC125656473, whose translation MFNACRVHQQSDAKQINKQRKGTSTAEPSLTIPLDMDTSRMTPSTNNKVVVSVQGQLREILQNQREILAHIVVMKRELRGLAQEFERKRDEAQTPVSVPNRIRTAVKEYFANGEDMDLKWDYQKRFYDEENCEMTDYIKKSVKGVAEVANEVLEAAVKRYFTSKKEAANRKSKNKDTLHKQRQATYERKKEKVRRRLQAVEKKNWGMEKKKMVTQLLKSKSAHNLMSSDEEADEGFISHPYSWESDAWRTIKDSLDKKYLEICPSRSRRLLQKRTRGSLKEQEKPDIEEQFKLIFI comes from the exons ATGTTCAATG CATGTAGGGTTCATCAACAATCAGAtgcaaaacaaataaacaagcAGAGAAAAGGAACCTCAACAGCGGAACCCTCATTGACAATACCACTGGACATGGATACAAGCAGAATGACACCTTCGACAAATAACAAAGTAGTGGTAA GTGTGCAAGGACAACTAAGAGAGATCCTTCAAAATCAAAGGGAAATTCTTGCCCACATTGTGGTCATGAAAAGGGAACTACGAGGACTTGCACAggaatttgaaagaaaaagagatGAAGCACAAACACCAGTCAGTGTTCCCAACAGAATCAGG ACTGCTGTTAAAGAATACTTTGCAAATGGGGAGGACATGGATTTAAAATGGGATTACCAGAAGAG ATTCTATGACGAGGAAAATTGCGAAATGACAGATTACATAAAGAAAAGCGTAAAGGGGGTTGCTGAAGTAGCAAATGAAGTTTTAGAAG CTGCTGTAAAGAGATACTTCACGTCAAAAAAGGAGGCTGCCAACAGAAAATCCAAAAACAAGGACACCTTGCACAAGCAGAGACAAGCCACAtatgagagaaagaaagag AAAGTACGACGTCGACTTCAGGCTGTGGAAAAGAAGAACTGGGGTATGGAGAAGAAGAAAATGGTGACTCAGTTGTTGAAATCGAAGTCAGCACACAATCTGATGTCAAGTGATGAGGAGGCTGATGAAGGGTTTATTTCCCACCCCTATTCATGGGAGAGTGATGCATGGAGGACAATCAAAGACAGTTTGGACAAAAAATATCTGGAGATATGTCCATCCAGAAGCAGGAGGCTTCTCCAGAAAAGAACAAGGGGTTCTCTTAAGGAACAAGAAAAGCCAGACATTGAGGAGCAGTTCAagttgatatttatttaa
- the LOC125662990 gene encoding uncharacterized protein LOC125662990 — protein MEKEKGRKSAEAVKTKTRRRHLRKKEIRRLQANRQKKSLTGEECPSGGEIEEPPVDNEQDDLKHDRLFKDFIKYVKAKADIKKYSSGHVVNTVDGIVKRHVFLKEPYKF, from the exons ATGGAAAAAGAAAAGGGAAGAAAAAGTGCAGAAGCTGTAAAGACAAAGACTAGAAGAAGGCATTTGAGGAAAAAGGAAATCCGACGGCTACAAGCAAATCGGCAAAAGAAATCATTGACTGGTGAAGAATGTCCCTCGGGTGGAGAAATTGAAGAACCTCCAGTGGACAATG AACAAGATGACTTGAAACATGATAGACTCTTTAAGGACTTCATAAAATATGTGAAAGCAAAGGCTGACATAAAGAAATACAGCAGTGGTCATGTTGTAAACACTGTTGATGGAATTG TGAAAAGACATGTTTTCCTGAAGGAACCTTATAAGTTCTAG